The proteins below come from a single Methanothrix thermoacetophila PT genomic window:
- a CDS encoding beta/alpha barrel domain-containing protein, with translation MDLNVPLDVPRNARDEYIRNYMEITRGSGRLMLFAGDQKVEHLNDDFYGPGISEDDADPEHLFRIASRGRIGVFATQLGLIARYGMDYPEVPYLVKLNSKTNLVKTSQADPLSRAWLDVSQVMEFRRESGLRILGVGYTVYPGSEHEVVMLREAAQVVHEAHRHGLVVVLWMYPRGKAVKDERDPHLIAGACGVAAALGSDFVKVNYPKAENPALAFREAVMAAGRTKVICAGGSSEDPELFLQRLHEQIHISGASGNATGRNIHQKRLEDAIRMCNAIYAITVENRSLEEALRMLR, from the coding sequence ATGGATCTGAATGTGCCACTTGATGTTCCGAGAAACGCCAGGGATGAGTACATCAGGAACTACATGGAGATCACGAGGGGTTCGGGCAGACTGATGCTGTTTGCAGGCGATCAGAAGGTTGAGCATCTGAACGACGACTTCTACGGTCCGGGGATATCAGAGGACGATGCGGATCCGGAGCATCTCTTCAGGATAGCCAGCAGGGGCAGGATCGGCGTTTTTGCGACGCAGCTAGGCCTGATCGCCAGATATGGCATGGATTATCCTGAGGTCCCCTATCTGGTCAAGCTGAACTCCAAGACGAATCTTGTAAAGACATCACAGGCAGATCCCCTGAGCAGGGCGTGGCTGGACGTCTCGCAGGTCATGGAGTTCAGGAGGGAGAGCGGGCTCAGGATACTGGGTGTCGGCTACACGGTCTACCCGGGGAGCGAGCACGAGGTTGTGATGCTGAGAGAGGCAGCTCAGGTGGTGCACGAAGCTCACAGGCACGGTCTTGTCGTGGTTCTGTGGATGTATCCGAGGGGCAAGGCTGTGAAGGACGAGCGTGACCCGCATCTGATCGCCGGAGCATGTGGGGTTGCAGCCGCACTGGGAAGCGATTTCGTGAAGGTGAACTACCCCAAGGCGGAGAATCCCGCTCTCGCATTCAGGGAGGCTGTGATGGCAGCAGGCAGAACAAAGGTGATATGCGCTGGCGGATCGAGCGAGGATCCTGAGTTATTCCTCCAGCGGCTCCACGAGCAGATACACATCTCAGGTGCATCCGGAAACGCCACGGGCAGGAACATACACCAGAAGCGCCTCGAAGATGCGATCAGGATGTGCAACGCGATATACGCCATAACCGTCGAGAACAGATCTTTGGAGGAGGCGCTGCGCATGCTGCGCTGA
- a CDS encoding cyclase family protein, giving the protein MIYDVTHTMSSSLPVYPGDPGFSRDVLKSLDRGDPYTLSALHLSAHAGTHIDAPSHFISSGRSVHEIPIERLIMMVALIDSGMVVSPENLSGLNPPAEGVMFRTGSLMGEISESAARACVDLKLKLVGTDALSVDSLEGDVVHRILLSNDILILEGLCLDGVPAGIYTLICMPLKIEGAEASPVRAILAPAEWRLTTETPS; this is encoded by the coding sequence TTGATTTATGATGTAACGCATACGATGAGCAGCAGCCTGCCCGTATATCCAGGGGATCCAGGGTTCTCAAGAGATGTGCTGAAAAGCCTGGACAGAGGAGATCCGTACACGCTCTCAGCACTCCATCTCAGCGCCCACGCTGGCACGCATATCGACGCGCCCTCTCATTTTATCAGCAGCGGCAGATCTGTTCATGAGATACCGATCGAGAGGTTGATCATGATGGTGGCTCTCATCGACTCTGGAATGGTCGTCTCTCCTGAGAATCTATCGGGCCTGAACCCTCCTGCAGAGGGAGTCATGTTCAGAACAGGATCTCTCATGGGAGAGATCTCAGAGAGCGCTGCCAGGGCGTGTGTGGATCTCAAGTTAAAACTAGTGGGAACAGATGCGCTTTCTGTGGACAGTTTAGAAGGAGATGTTGTGCACAGGATTCTGCTATCGAATGACATTCTGATCCTGGAAGGGTTGTGTCTGGATGGCGTTCCAGCCGGCATTTACACGCTTATCTGCATGCCGCTCAAGATCGAGGGCGCTGAGGCGTCTCCGGTGAGGGCCATCCTGGCTCCGGCTGAGTGGCGTCTAACTACTGAGACTCCGTCCTGA
- a CDS encoding molybdopterin molybdotransferase MoeA — protein MFRRLSSLSYALERLLDLCNPLEEREKIQIKDACGRVLASDVLSPENLPSFNRAAMDGYAVRSHETRGASQSSPVRITEYVRVRTGAALPEGFDAVVMLEDSFLRGNVLEITAELTPYRNVSRIGEDVRSGDIVLSCEHRLRPPDLALLGAVGIDEVEVFKTPRVAVIPTGDELVPRSCVPAPGEAREINSIMICSYVKLWGGEPQLSGVIPDERDAIKEAIKRCTGSDLILVSGGTSVGDRDYAPGVLDEMGELMVHGIRLSPGRPTALGAINGTPIVCLPGYPVAALASLYLLVRPAVKRLAHLSDDTQRREARLSRKIPSRPGYITFARVSLRDGIAEPVMVSGAGILSSVARADGFVLVPEDLEGLDEGEKVEVHIFE, from the coding sequence ATGTTCAGGAGGCTATCATCTCTCAGTTACGCCCTTGAACGTCTCCTCGATCTGTGCAATCCTTTGGAGGAGAGGGAGAAGATCCAGATCAAGGATGCGTGCGGGAGGGTTCTCGCATCTGATGTTCTGTCGCCTGAGAATCTGCCATCTTTCAACAGGGCTGCCATGGATGGATATGCCGTCAGATCTCACGAGACGAGGGGTGCGTCTCAGAGCTCCCCCGTCCGGATCACGGAGTACGTGAGGGTTAGAACTGGCGCTGCTCTCCCTGAGGGTTTCGATGCGGTTGTGATGCTCGAGGATTCGTTTTTACGCGGTAACGTCCTGGAGATCACAGCCGAGCTCACGCCATACAGAAACGTCTCGAGGATCGGCGAGGATGTGAGGTCAGGGGATATCGTGCTTAGCTGCGAGCACAGGCTCAGGCCGCCAGACCTTGCGCTTCTCGGGGCGGTTGGCATCGATGAAGTGGAGGTTTTCAAAACTCCACGTGTTGCTGTTATCCCAACAGGAGATGAGCTCGTCCCCAGGAGCTGCGTGCCTGCACCTGGGGAAGCGAGGGAGATAAACAGCATTATGATATGCAGCTACGTGAAACTCTGGGGCGGTGAGCCGCAGCTCTCTGGAGTGATACCGGATGAGAGAGATGCGATAAAAGAGGCCATAAAGAGATGCACGGGCTCTGATCTGATACTGGTCTCAGGCGGGACATCAGTCGGTGATAGAGATTATGCGCCGGGCGTGCTGGATGAGATGGGTGAGCTGATGGTTCACGGGATCAGGCTGAGCCCTGGCAGGCCCACAGCCCTCGGAGCCATCAATGGCACCCCGATTGTGTGCCTTCCGGGATACCCCGTGGCTGCTCTGGCATCGCTCTACCTGCTCGTGAGGCCCGCGGTAAAGAGGCTTGCGCATCTAAGCGATGATACTCAGAGAAGAGAGGCGAGGCTCTCAAGAAAGATCCCGTCCAGGCCAGGTTACATCACATTCGCAAGGGTCTCGCTGAGGGATGGGATCGCCGAGCCGGTCATGGTCAGCGGAGCCGGTATACTGAGCTCTGTCGCGCGGGCTGATGGATTTGTTCTGGTGCCGGAGGATCTTGAGGGGCTGGATGAGGGGGAGAAGGTAGAGGTGCATATCTTCGAGTGA
- a CDS encoding helicase HerA domain-containing protein, whose product MRGSVGVIVGETSPLQFKFMIHGAVGRGDYVKVRGDGRSWILAQVEEIRRSNTAYSLAHMERGCTQTCREWVVADARVIGVPSDGRIRSPAMPPRPGEEVFAADEKMIAAALGLSKGDMYIGILKGHDLRVELDANTLVQKHCSVLAKTGSGKSYTAAVILEELLDKGVALLVIDTHGEYGSMRYPNRDGDFNRFRVKPKGYNITVYTPANLAINPRADRPFRFDGLNLSARDIARMLPDDPTNGSVALLYEAIAALRSERESYDLEDIIKQVEKANSKSKWTLIGQLEQLLEMGLFSGEPTRPEELLQRGHASVIDMTGVPQEMQPMIVAKLLTDLFEARKLGRVCPGMVVIEEAHNYIPERGTGRAASTSIIRTIAAEGRKFGMGLMIISQRPARVDKNVLSQCNTQIIMRVTNPNDLKALSKGLEGMSTELEEEIKRLPPGTAMIVSNEIERPIVVNIRPRRSKHGGVSTPIVMTDHPVKGPVPRREPQKGPGLFLRKVLGPRGA is encoded by the coding sequence TTGCGAGGTTCTGTTGGTGTTATAGTGGGTGAGACCAGTCCACTCCAGTTCAAATTCATGATACATGGCGCTGTGGGCAGGGGCGACTATGTGAAGGTCAGAGGAGATGGAAGAAGCTGGATACTTGCTCAGGTTGAGGAGATACGGAGATCGAACACTGCGTACAGCCTCGCTCACATGGAGAGGGGGTGCACACAGACATGCAGGGAGTGGGTCGTTGCAGATGCGCGTGTTATTGGAGTGCCCTCAGATGGTCGCATAAGATCGCCCGCGATGCCACCCAGGCCTGGCGAGGAGGTTTTTGCAGCAGATGAGAAGATGATAGCTGCTGCACTTGGTCTCTCCAAGGGAGACATGTACATAGGCATTTTGAAAGGGCATGATCTGCGAGTCGAGCTGGATGCCAACACGCTTGTGCAGAAGCACTGTAGTGTTCTGGCCAAGACCGGCAGCGGCAAATCGTACACCGCTGCGGTCATCCTGGAGGAGCTCCTTGATAAGGGTGTGGCGCTTCTTGTGATAGACACGCACGGTGAGTATGGCTCGATGAGGTACCCGAACAGGGATGGTGACTTCAACAGGTTCAGGGTGAAGCCAAAGGGTTATAACATAACGGTCTACACCCCAGCAAATCTCGCGATAAACCCGAGGGCGGACAGGCCCTTCAGATTCGACGGATTGAACCTCTCAGCCAGGGATATCGCCAGGATGCTCCCCGACGACCCGACCAATGGATCGGTGGCTCTTCTATACGAGGCAATAGCAGCTCTTAGATCGGAGAGGGAGAGCTACGATCTCGAGGATATCATAAAGCAGGTCGAGAAGGCCAACTCCAAGTCGAAGTGGACACTGATCGGGCAGCTTGAGCAGCTGCTCGAGATGGGACTCTTCTCGGGAGAACCAACTAGGCCTGAGGAGCTTCTCCAGCGGGGGCATGCGTCTGTGATCGATATGACCGGAGTCCCCCAGGAGATGCAGCCGATGATAGTTGCAAAGCTGCTCACAGACCTCTTTGAGGCCAGGAAGCTTGGCAGGGTCTGCCCCGGGATGGTTGTCATAGAAGAGGCACACAACTACATACCTGAGAGAGGGACGGGAAGGGCAGCATCGACATCGATAATAAGAACGATCGCGGCGGAGGGGCGCAAGTTTGGTATGGGTCTGATGATAATAAGCCAGCGGCCTGCAAGGGTCGACAAGAATGTCCTGTCACAGTGCAACACCCAGATAATAATGCGTGTGACGAATCCAAATGATCTAAAAGCTCTATCGAAGGGGCTAGAGGGGATGAGCACCGAGCTGGAGGAGGAGATCAAGAGGCTGCCTCCAGGGACTGCGATGATTGTGAGCAACGAGATCGAGAGGCCCATAGTGGTGAACATAAGGCCCAGGAGGTCGAAGCACGGCGGCGTGAGCACCCCGATAGTAATGACAGACCATCCTGTGAAGGGTCCTGTGCCCAGGAGAGAGCCGCAAAAGGGCCCAGGTCTATTTCTCAGAAAGGTTCTCGGCCCGAGAGGCGCTTGA
- a CDS encoding PAS domain S-box protein — MDADQPAVYVFDEKGRIRYLSRTAEMLSGGISKCRSIHEVLGVSCSESLASAIASDAPSRIRARIGCSGSEIPLSVIPLRDADGSRGLMIISDPSGSFREEGREERWYRTALDRCREAVFFVEAESRRILDANAVFQELLGYPPEEIHSLTLYDIMEQDREEIDEIIRHAMSRETESIQAYRTIDGSSIQMKGRFSPTEGDGTLCVILSPPENHEDYIQKRDVLLAGVAMSANQLLTVDGFERSLMNALEFLGSAADVDRVYVYQNTDSGDEAVLRFRWERGSVHARLDERIRYDVLPRWRERFLNDRPVHGIVEEMPLQERELLKCRGARSVLIFPITIADRFWGFIGFEDCERERSWSWNEISILMLGVASIGGAIARSVAEECLRRSEERYRELVESANSIILRLDRRGNVRFINEFAQQFFGYSESEILGKCVMGTLVPEVESTGRDLRGMIAEILKAPEDYRTNVNENMKKSGERVWIAWTNKTVSSESGEMEILCVGNDITELRRAKERLESMNQWLLEIIEFLPDATLVVDADGRVMAWNRAMEEMTGIQKSEMLGKGDFAYALPFHGCRRPMLIDLVMRYDEHIASLYENLERRGDTLYAYVYVPSLYSGRGAYLWVKASPLKDSDGRIVGAIESMRDITESRIAEMELLRRDHLLAGSALAISSLLSGEDYESSINEAMQILGLISDVDRVYVFENHEEDELCLRFEWCRDGIRSWMDDQIFMGLSYSRFFPGWYEVLSSGKVIKGLVRDLPPSVKEILEPYGVLSILIVPITVGGRFWGFVGFDDTTYEREWSDAEISILVASASTIGEAVAKKDSIERMRLLESAVVNSNDAIVIAAPDPSDGMPKIIYVNSAFTRMTGYAREEVLGRYPDFLEGPETDRSKIMEILEAVRNAQPVNQELVNYRKDGSRFWVELNIFPVRDHMGEVTHWVSIQRDTTERRVAEDRLRWSELLMRSMTESIPFGFYVLNRATGKSLYLNHRFCELLGVEDLEEDLRCGRLDGSALFSRIGSMHPDAGDSLREIYNRTDEAEIEIRTADGRVIKVFATDIRDKSGKYFGRLGIFEDVTKDIKAAEELRKAKEAAEEAARSKAEFLANMSHEIRTPLNAIIGMSGLLLRTNVTPEQRSYVSAIQSSGNALLEMLADILDLSRIEEGKLELDSSTFSILECVETCIDILSVKASEKQIELAYLIDEDVPELVLGDATRLRQVLVNLLENAIKFTERGEVFLRVICQYMDEDLSELHFFVRDTGIGIPPEKMDRLFHTFSQVDSSITRRYGGTGLGLAISKHLVEMMGGRIWAESIPGAGSTFHFTIKARVSERSQERSDLLKGRRALLIYRNDTARSALKMLLLSHNIDVVDAPFHDESLLTGNFDFVIAEFADDSDIMKIKSALPDTRILLITDLQRQGISHDTSLIPKPVKHSQMISAMISALIGESIEVEPSQEVGRSDLRILVAEDNPVNLKVVLMMLSHLGYRADSARNGLEVLSALEHRDYDLVFMDVQMPDMDGLEAARRIRDMKGYEGPRIVAITAYALEGDRDRCIAAGMDDYISKPVTMEKLKAAIENVESALDPSAISRLRELQEAGEPDVVAELGEIFLSNAPLRIASMYEALKRNDPYALHRAAHSMKSASASIGALRLSRICAEIEELVREARLDGVDEMLSALDEEFERVRRELNRIVEL; from the coding sequence ATGGATGCAGATCAACCAGCAGTATACGTGTTCGATGAAAAGGGCCGCATCAGATACCTGAGCAGGACCGCTGAGATGTTATCCGGGGGAATCTCGAAATGCAGATCCATCCATGAGGTCCTGGGGGTATCGTGCAGCGAATCCCTTGCATCCGCAATTGCATCTGATGCTCCCTCGAGGATCAGGGCGCGGATAGGCTGCTCCGGCTCCGAGATCCCTCTATCGGTTATTCCACTCAGGGATGCCGACGGCTCCAGGGGGCTGATGATCATCTCAGACCCCTCAGGTTCTTTCAGGGAGGAGGGGAGAGAGGAGCGATGGTACAGAACAGCGCTCGACAGATGCAGGGAGGCTGTATTTTTCGTGGAGGCCGAAAGCAGAAGGATACTCGATGCAAACGCTGTCTTCCAGGAGCTGCTGGGGTACCCTCCTGAGGAGATCCACTCTCTCACGCTCTACGACATAATGGAGCAGGACAGGGAGGAGATCGATGAGATCATCAGGCACGCGATGAGCCGGGAGACCGAGAGCATCCAGGCGTACAGAACCATAGACGGCTCGAGCATCCAGATGAAGGGAAGGTTCAGCCCGACCGAGGGCGATGGGACGCTGTGCGTGATACTCTCCCCACCTGAAAATCATGAGGATTACATCCAGAAGAGGGACGTCCTGCTCGCTGGCGTTGCCATGTCCGCAAACCAGCTCCTCACAGTGGATGGGTTCGAGAGGAGCCTGATGAATGCTCTCGAGTTCCTCGGATCCGCAGCAGATGTGGATCGTGTTTACGTCTATCAGAACACCGACTCCGGGGACGAGGCTGTGCTCAGGTTCAGGTGGGAGAGGGGCAGCGTCCACGCAAGATTGGATGAAAGAATTCGGTATGATGTACTGCCGCGCTGGCGCGAGCGTTTCCTGAATGACAGGCCCGTCCATGGAATTGTGGAGGAGATGCCTCTGCAGGAGCGGGAGCTGCTGAAATGCCGCGGGGCCAGGTCTGTTCTGATCTTCCCCATCACAATAGCGGACAGGTTCTGGGGGTTCATAGGGTTCGAGGACTGTGAACGCGAGCGATCCTGGAGCTGGAACGAGATATCAATACTAATGCTCGGTGTGGCCAGCATAGGCGGTGCGATAGCGAGAAGTGTAGCTGAGGAGTGTCTCCGCAGGAGCGAGGAGAGGTACAGGGAGCTCGTCGAGAGCGCGAACAGCATAATCCTGAGGCTGGACAGAAGAGGAAATGTGAGGTTCATCAACGAGTTCGCCCAGCAGTTCTTCGGCTATTCTGAGAGCGAGATCCTGGGGAAGTGTGTGATGGGTACACTAGTCCCTGAGGTCGAGTCAACGGGACGGGATCTTAGAGGTATGATCGCAGAGATTCTCAAAGCGCCTGAGGACTACAGGACGAATGTGAATGAGAACATGAAAAAGAGCGGGGAGCGCGTCTGGATCGCATGGACGAACAAGACAGTCAGCTCTGAGAGCGGAGAGATGGAGATCCTGTGTGTTGGAAATGATATAACAGAGCTCAGACGCGCGAAGGAGCGTCTGGAATCGATGAACCAGTGGCTTCTGGAGATAATAGAGTTTCTCCCGGATGCGACTCTTGTTGTGGATGCTGATGGCAGGGTGATGGCCTGGAACAGAGCTATGGAGGAGATGACTGGGATCCAGAAGAGCGAGATGCTCGGGAAGGGGGATTTTGCCTATGCTCTGCCCTTCCACGGATGCAGAAGGCCGATGCTCATAGATCTCGTCATGAGATACGATGAGCATATCGCATCCCTTTACGAGAATCTCGAGAGAAGGGGAGATACGCTCTACGCATATGTTTACGTGCCATCGCTCTACAGCGGCCGGGGGGCTTATCTTTGGGTCAAGGCCTCTCCGCTCAAGGACAGCGATGGCAGGATTGTGGGCGCGATCGAGTCGATGAGGGATATCACCGAGAGCAGGATTGCTGAGATGGAACTGCTCAGAAGAGACCATCTTCTTGCCGGATCTGCCCTTGCGATAAGCAGTCTTCTGTCAGGAGAGGACTATGAGTCATCGATAAACGAGGCGATGCAGATTCTGGGGCTCATCTCAGATGTGGATCGCGTCTATGTCTTCGAGAACCATGAGGAAGATGAGCTCTGCCTGAGGTTCGAGTGGTGCAGGGATGGAATCAGAAGCTGGATGGACGATCAGATCTTCATGGGTCTCTCGTACAGCAGGTTCTTCCCGGGATGGTATGAGGTTCTCAGCTCTGGCAAGGTCATAAAGGGGCTTGTGCGTGATCTTCCTCCTTCTGTAAAAGAGATCCTGGAGCCTTATGGTGTTCTCTCCATACTCATAGTCCCGATAACAGTGGGCGGGAGGTTCTGGGGTTTTGTCGGATTCGATGATACCACATATGAAAGAGAGTGGAGCGACGCCGAGATCTCGATCCTGGTCGCCTCCGCCAGCACTATAGGGGAGGCTGTGGCAAAGAAGGACTCCATAGAGCGGATGAGGCTCCTCGAGTCCGCGGTGGTCAACAGCAATGATGCAATCGTCATAGCCGCCCCAGACCCGTCTGACGGCATGCCCAAGATCATTTACGTGAACTCTGCATTCACCAGGATGACAGGGTATGCAAGAGAGGAGGTGCTCGGAAGGTATCCGGATTTTCTCGAGGGCCCGGAGACCGACAGATCGAAGATTATGGAGATCCTGGAGGCAGTAAGGAATGCGCAGCCGGTGAACCAGGAGCTCGTTAACTACAGGAAGGACGGCTCCAGGTTCTGGGTCGAGCTGAACATCTTCCCTGTGAGGGATCACATGGGTGAGGTCACCCATTGGGTATCGATACAGAGAGACACGACCGAGAGGAGGGTTGCTGAGGATCGCCTCCGGTGGAGTGAGCTCCTGATGAGGTCCATGACAGAGAGCATACCCTTTGGATTCTATGTGCTCAACAGGGCCACGGGGAAGAGCCTTTACCTCAACCACAGGTTCTGCGAGCTTCTGGGAGTTGAAGATCTCGAGGAGGATCTCAGATGCGGAAGGCTGGATGGCAGCGCTCTCTTCTCACGTATAGGCTCGATGCATCCGGATGCTGGAGATTCTCTTAGAGAGATATACAACCGCACCGACGAGGCCGAGATCGAGATCAGAACAGCGGATGGCAGAGTGATAAAGGTTTTCGCTACAGACATCAGGGACAAATCCGGCAAGTACTTCGGGAGGCTGGGCATCTTCGAGGATGTGACCAAGGATATAAAGGCAGCTGAGGAGCTCAGAAAAGCGAAGGAGGCTGCTGAGGAGGCTGCGAGATCGAAGGCGGAGTTCCTTGCGAACATGAGCCATGAGATAAGAACTCCCCTGAACGCGATCATAGGCATGTCAGGGCTTCTTCTCAGAACAAACGTCACCCCTGAGCAGAGGTCTTACGTCAGCGCGATACAGAGCAGCGGAAATGCGCTTCTGGAGATGCTCGCTGACATACTCGATCTATCAAGGATCGAGGAGGGGAAGCTAGAGCTCGATTCGAGCACGTTCAGCATCTTGGAGTGTGTCGAGACATGCATAGACATCCTGTCTGTTAAAGCAAGCGAGAAGCAGATCGAGCTGGCCTATCTCATCGACGAGGATGTGCCGGAGCTGGTTCTGGGTGATGCCACAAGGCTGAGACAGGTGCTGGTCAACCTTCTCGAGAACGCGATCAAGTTCACCGAGAGGGGCGAGGTGTTTCTGAGAGTGATCTGCCAGTACATGGATGAAGATCTCTCAGAGCTCCACTTCTTCGTCAGGGATACCGGTATAGGGATTCCCCCGGAGAAAATGGACCGTCTATTCCACACATTCAGCCAGGTCGACTCCTCTATCACAAGGAGGTACGGCGGGACAGGTCTTGGTCTTGCCATCAGCAAACATCTCGTTGAGATGATGGGCGGCAGGATCTGGGCTGAGAGCATCCCTGGAGCAGGCTCGACATTTCACTTCACGATAAAAGCCAGGGTCTCAGAGAGATCTCAGGAGAGGAGCGATCTACTGAAGGGAAGGCGTGCCCTGCTGATCTACAGGAACGATACCGCCAGAAGTGCGCTCAAAATGCTGCTCCTCTCTCATAATATCGATGTCGTGGATGCACCCTTCCACGATGAGTCTCTTCTGACAGGCAACTTCGATTTCGTGATTGCAGAATTTGCTGATGACAGCGATATCATGAAGATAAAATCTGCTCTGCCGGACACACGAATTCTCCTGATTACGGATCTCCAGAGGCAGGGCATCTCGCATGATACGTCGTTGATCCCGAAGCCTGTGAAGCACTCGCAGATGATCTCAGCGATGATCAGTGCCCTAATTGGAGAATCGATTGAGGTGGAGCCATCTCAAGAGGTCGGGAGAAGCGACCTGAGGATCCTCGTCGCTGAGGACAATCCGGTGAACCTGAAGGTGGTGCTCATGATGCTCTCGCATCTCGGCTACAGAGCAGATAGCGCGCGTAACGGGCTGGAGGTTCTCAGCGCTCTCGAGCATCGCGATTACGATCTGGTCTTCATGGACGTACAGATGCCTGATATGGATGGTCTGGAGGCGGCCCGCAGAATCCGGGATATGAAGGGATATGAAGGGCCGCGTATCGTGGCGATAACAGCCTATGCACTTGAGGGTGATCGGGATAGGTGTATCGCAGCGGGAATGGATGACTACATAAGCAAGCCTGTGACAATGGAGAAGCTGAAGGCAGCGATCGAGAATGTGGAGAGCGCTCTGGACCCCTCGGCCATCTCCAGGCTCAGGGAGCTCCAAGAGGCAGGCGAGCCGGATGTGGTCGCGGAGCTGGGGGAGATATTCCTCAGCAACGCACCCTTGAGGATAGCATCGATGTATGAGGCTCTTAAGAGGAATGATCCGTACGCACTTCACAGAGCTGCACACAGCATGAAGTCGGCGAGTGCGAGCATAGGGGCGCTCCGCCTCTCCAGGATCTGCGCGGAGATCGAGGAGCTCGTGCGTGAAGCGAGGCTCGATGGTGTGGATGAGATGCTGAGTGCTCTGGACGAGGAGTTCGAGAGGGTCAGGAGGGAGCTGAATAGGATCGTTGAGCTGTGA
- a CDS encoding cobyric acid synthase, with translation MTKYLIILGTTSHSGKSILVTALCRMLKNRGLRVAPFKSQNMSLNSWVTTSGGEIGIAQAVQAWAAGVEPSVLMNPILLKPKGDRTSQVIIMGRPVADKSAADYYKDIDSLKEVVDSAIEELSRDYDYIIVEGAGGAAEINLFDRDIANIYVASRLRAPIILVGDIERGGVFASLYGTVKLLPPEIRELVKGMVINKFRGDPTILQPGIKMLEELTGIPVLGILPYLDLQIPSEDSVSLLDKTGPQKEQKEDLPEIAIIKLPRISNFTDFEPLERYARVRYVDLKDDLGNPDAVIIPGTKNTVSDLAEMRRHGMDRKILSLKNVPIIGICGGYQILGREIIDCGIEDICGSIPGLGLIDAVTRFDAYEKRTVQVTKEVTGDGPILGRIKGEYVKGYEIHMGITESRERSAFGDDGAVAGDGMVIGTYLHGLFENENFRNAFLDYLYDQRGLMRRELSRDTGFDALSEAVERHLDMKSILKMLELDVSASK, from the coding sequence ATGACGAAGTACCTGATCATTCTTGGAACAACATCACACTCCGGGAAGAGCATACTGGTCACCGCTTTATGCAGAATGCTCAAAAACCGCGGGCTTCGCGTCGCTCCATTCAAGTCGCAGAACATGAGCCTGAACTCGTGGGTGACAACCTCAGGAGGAGAGATTGGGATAGCCCAGGCGGTGCAGGCATGGGCTGCCGGCGTGGAGCCATCTGTTCTCATGAACCCCATACTGCTCAAGCCAAAGGGAGACCGCACATCCCAGGTCATAATAATGGGGAGACCAGTGGCAGACAAGTCGGCTGCTGATTACTATAAGGATATAGACAGCCTGAAGGAGGTTGTCGATTCAGCGATCGAGGAGCTGAGCAGGGATTACGATTACATCATCGTTGAGGGCGCAGGCGGGGCGGCTGAGATAAACCTCTTCGACAGAGATATCGCGAACATATACGTCGCATCCAGGCTCAGAGCACCCATAATACTCGTGGGGGATATCGAGAGGGGTGGGGTCTTCGCGAGCCTCTACGGGACTGTGAAGCTCCTCCCGCCTGAGATAAGAGAGCTCGTGAAGGGGATGGTCATAAACAAGTTCCGCGGAGATCCCACGATACTTCAGCCGGGCATAAAAATGCTGGAGGAGCTAACAGGGATCCCTGTGCTTGGGATTCTCCCTTACCTGGATCTCCAGATACCCTCTGAGGATTCTGTATCGCTCTTGGACAAGACGGGCCCACAAAAAGAACAAAAAGAGGACCTGCCGGAGATAGCCATCATAAAGTTACCCAGGATATCGAACTTCACAGACTTCGAGCCACTGGAGCGATACGCAAGGGTCCGCTACGTAGATCTGAAGGACGATCTCGGAAACCCAGATGCTGTTATAATACCTGGCACAAAGAACACGGTCTCAGATCTTGCTGAGATGAGGAGGCACGGAATGGATCGCAAGATCCTCTCTTTAAAGAACGTCCCGATAATTGGAATCTGTGGAGGGTATCAGATTCTCGGAAGGGAGATCATTGACTGCGGAATAGAGGACATCTGCGGATCCATTCCCGGGCTGGGGCTCATCGATGCCGTGACGCGATTTGATGCGTATGAGAAGAGGACTGTTCAGGTGACAAAAGAGGTCACTGGCGATGGGCCGATACTTGGAAGGATAAAGGGAGAGTATGTAAAGGGATACGAGATACATATGGGGATCACAGAGTCGAGGGAGAGAAGCGCATTCGGTGATGATGGCGCTGTTGCGGGGGATGGAATGGTGATAGGCACCTACCTTCACGGCCTCTTTGAGAACGAGAACTTCAGGAACGCGTTTCTCGATTACCTCTACGATCAAAGGGGGCTCATGCGCCGGGAGCTCTCGCGCGATACCGGCTTCGATGCACTCTCAGAGGCTGTGGAGAGGCATCTCGACATGAAAAGCATACTGAAAATGCTGGAGCTGGATGTCTCAGCCAGTAAATGA